AAGAGTTTACAAATGAACGATGAGGATCCCCCAAACTCACGTGGTTTCGAATCCGATTCAGGCTGCTACAGACACATAGATGACATGGCCTACAGACGTCTCAACCGCAGAGATAGCAACGGTTCCCCTGATTGCCGAGTGATAGCTTCCCAGGCGGGAAGTTACCTCCTTGTCTCTCCAGCTCTGTCTCCGCCGCCCTTTGCCAATGCGCCACCGATTGTACCCACACCAGACAATGAACCCGATGTCACCCTGGATGATGTTGTGTATCGCTCACTGAGACATGCCAACAATACCCTGAAAATCAGTGACCCTCAGCCTCCATTTGGTATTCCACTTGGCCCTGTCGCACCGGCAGCCAACAGTGACTACCTCCACGCCAGTCCAAAAGAACTGTATCGATCATCATTCAAACCCAGAAAAACACCCGATGTTGTAAAAGACGACCTAGCCTACAGGAATCTGAGGAAAGATAAAAATAGTGACTCATTACTGAGCGCAGAAGAGAGTGCCATCCCAAGTGAAACTACAATGAAGAAAAAACGGGCTGCCCGATCACTATCAGCTAATCTTTTGAGTATCATACAAAAAGAGAATTCAGTTCTGGAAGAGAAGAGGAACAGCTACAACGAGCAAAGTAACATGGAGAAGACTAGAAGCTTCTCAGATCTACCCGACATTTTGAATTGTAGATACAAAGTGAATAGATTTTATGCGGATGATTCCGATGTTACACCGCGGTCTTCAAGGCAGTTTCAAGAGTTACCCCTCAGCACCACAAGTACAGAAACGTTAACTGATGTGACATCCACAAATGATTATTGTTCAAGTCGGGGAAGACCAGTGGCATCACATACCAACAAACCATTACCAAAGACTGATTCTACTACCAAAAACAGGTTACCAAGTCCATCACGCAACAggtcttcttcttccacttcaccTCACAGGGCCTCCATACCTTCTCCACAGAGAGTGTCATCTCCTTCACCCAACAGATCTTGTTACTCCGCTGAAggcaaaataaaatattctagtcCAACCTCGGTGAACTTGGAAAAATACATGCAGCGTTACAATGACAGTGCACTGTATCACAGTCATTCATCTCCGACAAAAATCAAGGTTAATGGTGTTGAGGAGAAAAGTTTTGATAAAATCAGTGCTGCAAATCAGAATGGAAGTAGAATTGCCTCAAATAAAGATGAGCCTGTTTGTGTGAAACGTCCCAGTCCGGTTTCATCACCTCATCATGAATATTACAGGAAACACACCTCAAAACAACATGTGACCACTGGTGAACCACTACCAACCTCTGTAATATCAGTTAACACTAATAAATATCTGAGAGACAGTCAGCAAACAAGGACAGATGTACCAAACAATAATCAGGCTGCTCATTCAAAGAGTGACGAACTACCATATCAGTCTAGTCCATTAATCTATGTACGTATGCCTGACAAAGATAAATCAACTCTCACAAGAGATAACCCAGATGTAACACCGCTCTCGCCAACTAAATccaatgtacataatattgttGGTAATTTCAACCGATTGATAACTGATAATTCTCCTTCAAAAAGTCATCTTAAAACAGTGGGAGACAACCAGATGAATTCGAAGTTTGGAGCTTTGATACAACCTGCAGAGAGAAGTTCTGAGAATAAGTCGTACACCCAAGTCTATCACAGCTCATCTAAGGAACCACCAAAAGATAATTTGCATAGTCTtctgttgaaacagtttgagaACAGCTCTGATAAGAACAAATCTTCTTTGATGAATGGGAACAGTAGTAATAGTAGCAGCAGTAATGGAATATTGAAGAATGTGAGAGAGCAATCAAACTCAGTATATCCTTTATCGCCTTCTAAAAAAATGCTCCAAATACACCAAAGAAAGATATAGATGggaaaataaacaatcaattcCATATTGAAAAACAACCAAGGAGTATATTCTATTCAACTCCTTCAGCCAATGAGTCTTCAATCATTTCCAAGCAAGAAATGAAACCCGCAAGCTTCTCGAAAAACCAATCAGATTCAAGCAATCAAGGTAATTTATACTCAAGGACTTCACAATTTGTACCGATTTCATCTCATGTGTCTCATTCTACAGGAAATGTAACAAATTTCAGAGCACAAGAACCTCAAATTGGTCAATACAAATTCCAAGATAATTCAAAAATGCAACTTGCtaatgacttcaaaaattcaaaatcattaCCTGAAATTAGCAATTCTGATGAAAGTAATGCTCACAAGCTATCATCAACTGATAATTTACCTGTTAGAATTAAtgagaatagtagatttgatcaaaataaaacTGATGATTCTTCAACTTTAGTAGATAATCATTTTGTGATGAGTGGTAATAATAGTCTGGAAGTGAATAACTTGGAACTTGAACCCGAGATTTCTTCTGATGAAAATGAGCTAGGAGTGTTGTCTGGGAATATTGCTATCAAAGTTTTGTGTTCAAATCCCATAACTGATAGCTCTAGCTCAAATTCTCAAATAACCAATAACACTGAAGTACAAAACTCAACAGAGCAATCCAAGATTAAGCCACTGGTAGTAACACACAGTTCAGCAACTGAAAATACGGTGATTAGTTATTCAAATCCAGCATTACCAATGAAGGTTTCATCCCAAAGTCATAATTCTGAATCTACAATCAGAGCTCAGTTACCAATGCAAGCTAATCAAAATATCAAAGATTGTGAAGTGAATAGTgaacattcaaaaattgatggaaaCTCGAATAAAAAATCTAGTGATGATCAGATGGAGAAGTTTTCAAATTCAGAAGAGTTTCAAACAAGAAACGTAGGTAGTTCTTCACATCCTTATAGAGGTAGCAGCAACGAGGTTTCGGCGAAATCATTAGAACAAGCTCCACAAAAAACATTAATTAATCACGGTGTTATTTCAAGAGAAGAAGCTGAAGAAGATGAAATTTTAAGTAATGATTTGAATAAGTTACTATGTGAAATCAATTCGAAACAGGAGAAACTACTTATTGAGTCTGAGAGATCTGAAGACCCTCCTTCATCAACTGATAAGAAGGATAGCGTGGCAATTGGGAAGATAATCCAACACAAACCTGTGAAATTGAACACGTTTCATATAGACCAAGAATTCGTGGGTACAAATGAAACTGAAAacgatggtgatgttgtgagaAGTAGTGAGAGCATGACTGACTTGCTCCAGGAACTGACTAGAAGTCTAGATCAAGATTTTGGTGGTGAGGAGGAAAAACGAGTTCAAGAAAATAGTTCAGATGAGGCACTGACTGATTTCGAGATCGCCAGTTCAGTTTCTCAAGACATTCTACAGGGAGTTGGAGCAGAGACGATATCCGTCGTTTCAGACCTGTCTGATTCCAGAGACTGTTCAGAGATTTGTGAGATACTTCAAGATGTGGCGGGGAAATTGGGCGAGGGAAGTCAGTGTTTTGAACGTTGTGAGCGAAGTAGAGACGATGAGACAAACACCACTGAGGTTGATCGTGTAGATTACCCTTCAGACACCGATTCGAACGCTGAGTTTGTGGAGCAGATCCGGAAAACTGCGTCAGAACTGTCGGATCTCCAGACCACAACCACCAACCAGTTACCAATTGCTGCAGACAGAATGCGCTCTGGTCGTGCCCAGGCTGATCACGGCGAAGGTATTTGCTCCTCCAATAGTTGCTCCTCAATGTTGAAGCCTTTAGTGAATAACGCTAGTGGCATTCTCATGCTCACCACTACTCAATGCATGGCTGATTTTCACCAAATGATCGATGTAGATTTCCTCACCATGCTGGGCCTTCTCATAGCCATTTTGTGTATGTTGTGGCTGTTGATATCCTGAAGCTTACACATATTTTAGCCCTCTATTTTTGAAGTTCTGCTATGCTGTTTTGTGTGATGATGGACTTTGCTTCAATAATTTTCACTACCCCTTTCACTCAAGTTGTATACTTTCAGCCTCTCAAATCTATATATATcccattgacaattacaaaataCAGTACATTCAGTCCAATACACTACAcaataataagtaataataataaataaataaatagattttattgttgtagaccaatataggtaattgacaaagtcttagtaatacaattacaaaataatagattcaaagcaatagtttaaagtcacaaagtagaataaattacatcaagtggaatcgaaaaactctgtcaaacaatagaaaggaatactattataaatttgttctagttcagacactgtgttacttgtaaatatttgaaaaaacactcacttttgttggagtattgaggaatgcatttcactcctgaggaggagcttCATGAGACTGAAGGTATTTCTTTAACATAAGTATAAGACTGATGGagctcctcctcaggagtgaaatgcatttctcactactccaagaaaagtaagtgttttttttcaaatatttacaagtaacacagtgtcagaactacaaAAGATTTATTAtgtagtgtttcgtcatggagaGCAACATCAATTTGAAtactattatataaatatattaaagtaAATGTAGAATGGAGCTTTGAAAATTGAGAatgacgatgctatgcatttgtacaaatgttttctgcaatagagaaatcttgaatctcttcaaatatagtttggtattcaaacattcaaacttcTAATAATACATACACATGTGGAAAAATCAACTGTGTAGGACTTATACTAACCTGGAAttaaaatagtatttttttgTTCATTCTATGTTTTCCTTTTGAACTCACTCTATGAGATTTGAGcaaatttggaagttttttCTTGATAATCACATCATTGAGACAAAAGAACAagttattctaataataatcatcaaagTTTACAGCCGACTATCTGTAGTATCAGTAGATACTATAGTATAGTATCAGTAGTAGACTatactgaaaaatatttgtaactCAGTAGATTGGATATTTTACACAATACAGTAATTAAAAGTTCTGAAGAGTTAGGGAAAATTCACTTAAATTATTTAGGAAGATGGCAGTGGTATTCTAATTTCTACAATGGAGAAAATTAAGCTTATGCTCATAGATAATTATGATCAATGAACATTTATTACCTGTTGCTATCATAAAATGTTGAATTTGAgtatctcaatattatttttcagttgagaGCTTTAAACCACACAAAATATACCAGCTTCAGTTTCTAATCTAGGCAACTAATAGATTTAGCAATTTTATTCCAGTTAGCCAAGGTAGGGAGATACCAACAATTTACTTATTAAATCAACGTGAAGGgtgatttattgattcatttaaaattggCGATGAATTTTAATGTTCAGTTCATTAGCTCAAATTTAGAAAGTGCATCATCAAAATATCATCGTTCAATTGATTCAATCAAAGTTTCCCTTGAAAATTGAACAGACGaatatattcattcaaaataatgattttgtatGTGAAATTGTGAATACACTATGAGAATATTAGTGTGAATATTCTATTCgtatattgttttattctataaatcatatattatttaataaaatgtccTGTACTTATAGgcacttattattatttgcacttttgaattgtatataATTCACTCATCAGTAGGCCTATACTGGGGTATCAGATAGTTATTTACTAGTCATTATGATATTGAATTTTAAGAATTGCTATACGGTACTTGATTTATTAGGTGATTGAGTATAAATGGTAGCCATTTTGTGAATATTCCGTTGAGAAAACTTATATCATTTGAGTAAAGTCCATTGATTGGATTTTAAGGAAAGGCATTAttacttgtaatattttaatttcagtGTAACGCATTAGGTGTGTATCCCATtacttattaatatttatatgaggtgattttatttctatatatattttttgttgtacATAAAACTTGTATTTTTATCCATTCCAGGTTAGCCTGTACCAGAGAATATATCTACATAATGATTGTAAATATAAGATCATTCCTAAGaataaggaaattgaaaaattaaatgcaTTATCAGTGtacaaagaatatttttataataattatgtaatttaGAATCATATGCTGCTATTTATTTGAGACCTTTAGATTCTcctgtaaataataattttattgttgaataaacACGTATATTTGAGTAATGCTGTTTCTACATTATTTGCTTTGTATTTCTCGTCCGGTGTAAGAATATTGATTATGCTGTTTGGTGTTTCTGTATATTTCGATATtgggaaaaaaatattcatatcatCTATTTGTTATAGAAAGGTagataagaagaagatagaattgAACAGTTGAAAggatattcatttttattgtgaattattcatgTGTCGTTATAAATATTACCAAGAactattatgatttattattttgttacttGATTAGTAGCAAGGTACGGTACCCAGAATACGCTGTATTGTATTCTTTCTAGGTACACCTAGAATACATTGATTAGTACTACAGTACTAACTGCTTCTTACTCACTACAATAGAAAATAGAGATATACCTGAACTTCTTCAATCTATTTCTCGCATATAATATGAAAGAGAgacacaatcaaaaatattagtATGTtatggctgtgcaaaggctaaaaataaactttctactggtgatatttttcaaagtttttcgatttgtatattataaagCTACCAAAAtaaaaacgttttctcaggaaaacattttttcccgatcaCTTTActaataacttttagttgagttatttttgggtaattgaataactttctcaaaaattaaaagtttcaaaagatttttgttttattcaatcaacaataccgtgAAGAATTCATaatctgaatctcatggattgaactcttaccgaatttgaaatgttctgtcccaaaaatttaaactttcggcgctcatatctcaaaaagtaatgatcggaaaaaatgtgttcttgaaaaaactttttcattttgatagcttgataatatacaaatcggaaaactttgaaaaatatcgccagtagaaaatttattttcagcctttgaaCAGCCTTAATCAGAATTTATAGctcatttaatattaaaaagtCATCAAATGATGAATTGCTCCTATAACtcacaaataattttttcttgcAAATTCCACGATTTTAGTAATATCTTGATGATGTACTACATTATCATTAATTGGATTTACCTCCATCATCACAAAAGTATACGCAAAAGTAGTTATAAAACTGATTATGATCGGGTACCCACCTAGTTATATCAATGAACAAGGTTGCTAATAGCACCACTATGTATTTCTTTcctcatcaataataataatttaataattaataagtgCTTATTATTCaggtgtaggcctatatttgaAAGATATATAGACCATCCAAAAGAGTGACTCGATATTCACAGATTCAAtctgattattcaattgttgagaaaattattttatcataacaATGTGGTTTTTCACTCAGGTCACATGGGAACAAATCTGCATGTTCCCTTGTTCTCATAAAGTACTACCCAAGGTACCTAAAATACAGGTATTCCAggttctaggtacattggtacTACCTATGTGTatgaattatcataaatttttGGTATGtggtttcaaatatatttagtTGAGAGAGGAGAAAATACAGTCGGCTTAAAGGTTGAAAGCTGTAGAGGAATGGATGAATTTAGATCCGTTCCAGTTTACCTAGAAAGCAATGTATTCttgtaaagtaaattcgtatggtttTTGTTGGttgggagtcccttgcgggaagatcccaccgcctgaatatattataattttagccGTCAATGGGTGTAAGGCTCATTGGGCCTATACCTAGGCAATGGGCGTGAAGCCTAATGTAACAGTCGTAaggactgtcatacttcagccgggacagacagtttaacgtgctgcccatccgataacacggggcAATGTATTCTAAGTATATCGCATGAAGAATGAAAATTATGCTTTGAATATCGGTAGGGCTATTGTTGCACAAATCAaggattttgaataaattatgcaCTGCTTTCAATGCACTCTATGGAGTTGAAATTGGATGTTTGCAGCTGACTTGATTTTGAAGGTATGTACCATggatttcaatttaaaatattattcaaactaATTCCTCTGCAGTAGCCTAATTGGATGTTTGCATCTAACTTGATTTTGAAGGTATGTACCATGGATTACTATTATACAAATTAATTCCTCAGTACACCACCACGAATATTATTGATAGCtttatttctttattgattcatacaataagtacatgatagggagagaaaaaataaggtaaccttgtgctattcctctcccaaatttagataaggttactcatagtccgaaataggttgagtcttgtagttgttcactcaATCACCAGGCTGAGGTTTGATTGTACAGTTTGAATCGACCTCAGCTATGAAACTAGCAACTGTTTGGATGCGGCACAGTTACTAGCATATTTATTATGCTAGGAAAtactctcatatttgaaccaatttcatattattattgtccTAAGAAACGTCATTTGCTTCTaccttaagctgggtttacaccaaagttattaacaaaatgttaataacttaatccttatagattccattagattgaacggaacttgacaaacacatatgttcatcatgtgtatgataagttatgttcaatctaatagaatctataaggattatgttattaacattttgttaataactttggtgtaaacgcagctttcaAAAACTCCAatacttatttattcatgaagAACTGAAATTGTTACAAATTTTCCAAGATGTTTCTCTAAAGGTGAATTCAAATCTTGAAACTTTGAACTAGAATTACGGATTACACTGTAGTattgaaaatactgtaattaaaaAGGAAAAGCCTTCCTGCTGACAATTTGTGTTTGTTTTCGAATCATGCTCACATAAATCTGAATAAGACTGTAATCTCCTATACGGTGTAAAGGTTCTAGTAAACTCTAGCTATGTAGCTGgctatttcaaataaaatgaaactaTATAGCTTTCTGAAGGTATAAATATGTAGGTCAGGTCTCAGATAGATTTTTAGCGAAACATATTATCCTATGTCACTTCCATTGTAAATGGTACTCAAATTTTGAGTaaaaaacagcaaatttcaaaAGCAACCAAATATTCATTAAAGTCAAATAATCGATGTTTTACTCTTGTGataaatcgtcgacttgaaaaCACCTTCTTGTAAAGAATAAGCGATCACTAGCACTTTTGAATGTCGTTGTAAAGTAGGTGTCCTTGAACTTTACTCAAATAGAAAACTTGCATTACTAATTAATTATACAAGTCAGTTTAACCTTGGTAGAACTGATAAGAGCCGAAATCGCTTCATCAAATATCTCACCTTCAACATGATATGTGTGAAATTTCAGACAGATTGATTATTGATTCCAAAAGAATGTTATTACTTTCTGTAGTTGAATATACAGGAATAGcctatttatattttgttagaaatccattgaattttatttgtttttgaaacaacaaaaaatcaaacaaaCATTCTATAAGCCATGaacaaaaatatgaatgaaaaataagctTTTATCTAGCTAGCTTAAATCAATTGTATAgggtaataaattataattattgttgttgtttagTTTTATTGATGTCGGTATGTATGATATAGCAGCGGTAGCAgcatatgaatgaaaaatattcaaatgaaattattcaccTGTATTACATTTATACGGTGAATGGTAAATAcaccataataattattaaatgataCAACAATATACAAACCTCTCATATATGAAGATTAAAGATTCAATATTTAAGACTCTTTATTGCCAGAACAACTTTACATCATAcatgaaaaaacaataaattaatgagaCCTGGAACACAAATCTGTCAAGTTATAAATTAGCctgaaatattcaagaaaacaGAAGGCTAGAATGTGGAAGTCCCAATCTTACAACATGATTGTGCATTTTCATGAACTTAAAATCTCTCACTAGATATAGGCtatcaaatattcaatatttaagcctgaaatattcaagaaaacaGAAGGGTAGAATGTAAAAGTCCCATTCTTACAACATGATTGTGCATTTTCATGAACTTGAAATCTCACACTAGATATATCAATAACTCTTTCTAATTAGGCTACTTGAGCAGCTAAAACTCGATACCGTAATTGGAATATCATCtagatatttttttaatttggaaTGGTAAGCAGAGTAATCCGTTTATGAAAATAGCAAAACTGCAGCATATAAACTGTCTATCGTACAAGAAAAATATTGTACCGTATGcatatttgtattatttcagTTTTAAATAGGACCTATTCAAATTCTTATCTCTCTGAATGGTATTGATATATTAGATGAATAGAGAACTCCATCATTCATTTCCTCTATGATCTTATCTCTATAATATCCCTAAAATTCCTCAAGATACCAGGTGAAATTGTTAATTCAGGTTCACACAAACTGTATCATTACAGTATCCACACAAAAATTCTAAGTCCGCCTATAATTCTAGTATAATTCAGAATTGAATACGTTTGGTACCTATTACCAATTGAATAGATTAGGTTTGGAATTAGTTTGGTACCTTTTGAAGGCCAaaccaacaaaatatttcaaaaataacatCTTTCTGTCACACTGATCTTTCACCAAGTGAAATGCATTCTAAAATCGCATTCTTGAagctgctctctctctctctacataatatataatagctctctctttatctctctcgCTATAGTCGACCTAGCTACTTGCCAAGATGTAAAACAGTTCAGAAGGCTGAGCCTCTATTGTGGaatttacttcaaactgtcagtattgatcAAATGGGAAGCATGTGTATTATGTATGGGGAATACTGACAGAATGAAATAAAACTCACCATAAAACAATATAACCACGCACaatttgatcattattattaccTTTTTACCATCAACACCAAGTTCATTGATAGGCTATCTCGCTTCCTCTCTATTTCAATTCCTGTCATCTGTCTCTCTCAGTTCAGGATTGACCGCGACAGATTAGTTGGTAAAGAAGTTTGCCAAGCCGCTCTTTTTTCTGGTATTGGATTTCGCATCTACCGTTCAAATCGTCAAAGCTCATTAAATTGGAAGCTGTAATCATGACTGACTTGTTAACCCAGTTCTAGCcaggtttataataataataataataataataataataataataataataataataataataaataataataataataataataatataataataataataataataataatataataataataataataataataataataataataataattgataatttctccggtcgagggtacaacacgaccagaggaatttattcaaaatatagacatgattacaaaaagcatataagctacaattatttacaaagtattaatacaattggttgattatttgCTGATAATATGTCGGAAGCTCTGTTTAGGATCTCATAGAAATGTGATCACAAAAACtgagatttttcaaaatatgaataagttgttataatatttttttattataaatgtgaaaaattatgtaaattttgtgatctttataataaagtttcataacctcattcggactatttttatcaaaattaatgagagaaacagttttgaggTTATCCTGTTGATtgtctcccaatcattaatttgatattgtgattgtggaatgtaataaataaataattggaacTATACTATAGAGCACTTGGAAATACTTTTAAGAGGATCCGTAATTCACTTAGTTTTCACGGAAATTGTAGCAGGTAATAGGTAAGCTATACTATAGCTTACTATAGGTATGCTATACTTTTACCTTTAGGTAAAGGTACTTATCTAGGATTGTATGAAGTACTGTCagagacaataataatatagttacttacttatccttcatctatggtaCTGTATAGTGGTGTACTCCTTGGGTAGTTACTTTAGGTACTAGATAGGTAGTTCCTAATGAGCACTGtacattattttcatttgtCTGGCTAATTTTGCTAAACGGCTACTTGAATGTTTTAgtgttgaaatattattttctccaaaaTTGATGTTAAAACATCTCACCTTTAATGGTTTTATCGTTATATTATAGCTTCTACTTTCTTTACTGAGAGAAATACACTTCTTCACatagtttattataaaattacaaatacggTAATAAATTTTAGATTCAGTACCATTCTATGGAACACACCTATAGCCTACataattgtatttataaaaatatgaattgcTGAAAGAATAAGGCACTTGGATAAGAATATAATAAGTATATCAAAATAACTATGTAAAGATACAGAAATACATCAAAATAAAGAACTATTGAACAGTATAATAACTGACTGACGATTAACCAATATACCGTACATAAATCAGttatataataatcatttaatacacagtaattatttgtataatcaatttatgaaaataaaaacacttcactcacttgggctactttttaacaaattaataaaaacaatataaaaatcttgagtaccctttattttttaaaaactttaaaatagtccTTTAattagtttcgaccctaacttaggtcattttcaagttgaaatgtagaaaataaataaataagttgataTTATAGTATGAACATATATTATGCTTATTTTCATATGATTAATTCATAAGttcttattatataatatcaaattgtttatttattttctac
The genomic region above belongs to Nilaparvata lugens isolate BPH chromosome 5, ASM1435652v1, whole genome shotgun sequence and contains:
- the LOC111051305 gene encoding uncharacterized protein LOC111051305 isoform X2 → MPQSMMEVESEPQPKSQERSKKKQRKWTFGGLFRRKKTKDSTSESSDSDDAHNHKKGGGFLARRQRRRAANRGSKDVTGSFEHVVMRQSGGSSGNLSEGKRSLKARVEASRDKLRRESSSEEDSPRLPRSHRSSKRLSKDITDCAAIKVLDLESSPRSPRWTAKVVYCESSDYEARYTARTRSATPSPAQSPVTKRAATSRATNARPPKPQPPPPTARNFIDQKSASFDLLPRPKRVPPPPPPRDPQRKIIPPLAYTASFDRPLSYAFENDQPLPKQLTMDHNSNITPYKVHSSSSLENRRPYHYYTDQQPRSRRPIHIARTDQQNSYLSDSQIGRARSHYGSSDWRIPRGSNSSLYDSSDSREGPEIRQLSMVLETQEHAQNRLPQTYNHQPIRNVYSYEEKHHNSHQNGELNHVPHQEYQVNNQRHYQDNNHDSYQRPYQDNNQRQYQDNNQQMHDSMSRKYQDNNLENNHRLYQDKSQQTQNKPNSVNPHRKSNNLEDALDELEAIYKSLQMNDEDPPNSRGFESDSGCYRHIDDMAYRRLNRRDSNGSPDCRVIASQAGSYLLVSPALSPPPFANAPPIVPTPDNEPDVTLDDVVYRSLRHANNTLKISDPQPPFGIPLGPVAPAANSDYLHASPKELYRSSFKPRKTPDVVKDDLAYRNLRKDKNSDSLLSAEESAIPSETTMKKKRAARSLSANLLSIIQKENSVLEEKRNSYNEQSNMEKTRSFSDLPDILNCRYKVNRFYADDSDVTPRSSRQFQELPLSTTSTETLTDVTSTNDYCSSRGRPVASHTNKPLPKTDSTTKNRLPSPSRNRSSSSTSPHRASIPSPQRVSSPSPNRSCYSAEGKIKYSSPTSVNLEKYMQRYNDSALYHSHSSPTKIKVNGVEEKSFDKISAANQNGSRIASNKDEPVCVKRPSPVSSPHHEYYRKHTSKQHVTTGEPLPTSVISVNTNKYLRDSQQTRTDVPNNNQAAHSKSDELPYQSSPLIYVRMPDKDKSTLTRDNPDVTPLSPTKSNVHNIVGNFNRLITDNSPSKSHLKTVGDNQMNSKFGALIQPAERSSENKSYTQVYHSSSKEPPKDNLHSLLLKQFENSSDKNKSSLMNGNSSNSSSSNGILKNVREQSNSVYPLSPSKKMLQIHQRKI
- the LOC111051305 gene encoding uncharacterized protein LOC111051305 isoform X1 codes for the protein MGLLTVTRGSRTRSLEWTVFRMPQSMMEVESEPQPKSQERSKKKQRKWTFGGLFRRKKTKDSTSESSDSDDAHNHKKGGGFLARRQRRRAANRGSKDVTGSFEHVVMRQSGGSSGNLSEGKRSLKARVEASRDKLRRESSSEEDSPRLPRSHRSSKRLSKDITDCAAIKVLDLESSPRSPRWTAKVVYCESSDYEARYTARTRSATPSPAQSPVTKRAATSRATNARPPKPQPPPPTARNFIDQKSASFDLLPRPKRVPPPPPPRDPQRKIIPPLAYTASFDRPLSYAFENDQPLPKQLTMDHNSNITPYKVHSSSSLENRRPYHYYTDQQPRSRRPIHIARTDQQNSYLSDSQIGRARSHYGSSDWRIPRGSNSSLYDSSDSREGPEIRQLSMVLETQEHAQNRLPQTYNHQPIRNVYSYEEKHHNSHQNGELNHVPHQEYQVNNQRHYQDNNHDSYQRPYQDNNQRQYQDNNQQMHDSMSRKYQDNNLENNHRLYQDKSQQTQNKPNSVNPHRKSNNLEDALDELEAIYKSLQMNDEDPPNSRGFESDSGCYRHIDDMAYRRLNRRDSNGSPDCRVIASQAGSYLLVSPALSPPPFANAPPIVPTPDNEPDVTLDDVVYRSLRHANNTLKISDPQPPFGIPLGPVAPAANSDYLHASPKELYRSSFKPRKTPDVVKDDLAYRNLRKDKNSDSLLSAEESAIPSETTMKKKRAARSLSANLLSIIQKENSVLEEKRNSYNEQSNMEKTRSFSDLPDILNCRYKVNRFYADDSDVTPRSSRQFQELPLSTTSTETLTDVTSTNDYCSSRGRPVASHTNKPLPKTDSTTKNRLPSPSRNRSSSSTSPHRASIPSPQRVSSPSPNRSCYSAEGKIKYSSPTSVNLEKYMQRYNDSALYHSHSSPTKIKVNGVEEKSFDKISAANQNGSRIASNKDEPVCVKRPSPVSSPHHEYYRKHTSKQHVTTGEPLPTSVISVNTNKYLRDSQQTRTDVPNNNQAAHSKSDELPYQSSPLIYVRMPDKDKSTLTRDNPDVTPLSPTKSNVHNIVGNFNRLITDNSPSKSHLKTVGDNQMNSKFGALIQPAERSSENKSYTQVYHSSSKEPPKDNLHSLLLKQFENSSDKNKSSLMNGNSSNSSSSNGILKNVREQSNSVYPLSPSKKMLQIHQRKI